A window of the Hypomesus transpacificus isolate Combined female chromosome 10, fHypTra1, whole genome shotgun sequence genome harbors these coding sequences:
- the LOC124473156 gene encoding protein THEM6-like, which translates to MEEDQTVVVGLLVWVLAVLLGLFCSLDVWYFLRVGTTVIRAWFQPVVRDVLGEQSVSGLVAPHDMDLCHMNNARYLRECDFARFSLYTRNGVFKAIRALGASMVVGATTIRYRRALYVGEHFELRSHIVSWDDKSFYLEQRFVSSKDNRVSAVMLCKQTIIRSSPDNIMQFLCKRKVECPEYPEDLKHWISYIASSSQALRAESGLEEKNK; encoded by the exons ATGGAAGAGGACCAGACGGTAGTTGT AGGGCTGTTGGTGTGGGTATTGGCTGTCCTACTGGGCCTCTTCTGCAGCCTGGATGTATGGTACTTCCTGCGGGTTGGCACGACGGTGATCCGGGCATGGTTCCAGCCTGTGGTCCGCGACGTCCTGGGAGAGCAGAGTGTGTCAGGCCTGGTGGCCCCTCATGACATGGACCTGTGTCACATGAACAATGCCCGCTACCTGCGAGAATGTGATTTTGCACGCTTCTCCCTATACACGCGGAACGGGGTGTTCAAGGCCATCAGGGCCCTGGGGGCTTCCATGGTAGTGGGGGCGACCACCATCCGCTACCGCCGCGCGCTGTATGTCGGGGAGCACTTTGAGCTACGCAGCCATATTGTTTCCTGGGACGACAAGTCCTTCTACCTGGAGCAGAGATTTGTGTCCAGCAAAGACAACCGAGTCTCGGCGGTCATGCTCTGCAAACAGACTATCATACGCAGCAGTCCAGACAACATCATGCAGTTCCTGTGTAAGAGAAAG gtggagTGCCCTGAGTATCCAGAGGATCTCAAGCATTGGATCAGCTACATTGCATCCAGCAGTCAGGCATTGAGAGCAGAGAGTGGACTAGAGGAGAAGAACAAATGA
- the si:ch73-52e5.2 gene encoding protein THEM6, translating into MLLWVLGGLLLLFCSLDVWYFLRGAAVAIQAFFEPPIRDVLKEHIVSGRVLPHDLDYMGHMNNSRYLRECDFARFHHYSRNGIFNATRVLGVTMVVGASTIRYRRSLAFGEAFEIRTRILAWDEKSFYVEQRFVSKKDGFISAIMLCRQNVVHSSPEKIMEYLCKRKVECPEYPEDLKHWISYIAASSQALRAESGLEEKNK; encoded by the exons ATGTTGCTGTGGGTGCTCGGCggtctcctcctgctcttctgcaGCCTGGACGTGTGGTACTTCCTTCGGGGGGCAGCAGTGGCCATCCAGGCCTTCTTCGAACCTCCAATAAGGGATGTTCTAAAAGAACACATAGTCAGCGGGCGAGTGCTACCCCATGATTTGGACTACATGGGCCATATGAACAACTCCCGCTACCTGAGGGAGTGTGACTTTGCCAGATTCCACCACTACTCGCGAAATGGGATATTTAATGCCACCCGTGTACTCGGAGTCACTATGGTGGTCGGAGCCTCCACTATCCGCTATCGACGATCCCTCGCGTTCGGGGAGGCTTTCGAGATACGGACCCGCATACTAGCTTGGGACGAGAAGTCTTTTTATGTGGAGCAGCGCTTTGTCTCCAAGAAAGACGGCTTCATCTCTGCCATCATGCTGTGCAGACAGAACGTAGTGCACAGCAGCCCAGAGAAGATCATGGAGTACCTGTGCAAGAGAAAG gtggagTGCCCTGAGTATCCAGAGGATCTCAAGCATTGGATCAGCTACATTGCAGCCAGCAGTCAGGCATTGCGAGCGGAGAGTGGACTAGAGGAGAAGAACAAATGA
- the ftr67 gene encoding finTRIM family, member 67 — MAQAGLLLDKDQFNCPICLDVLKDPVTIPCGHSYCSCCIKGYWDQDDYMGVYGCPQCRQMFNPRPLLGRNTMLADVVEKFLMTGLQSDPPTQSYAGPEDVECDVCTGSGRKNKAVKSCLVCLASYCETHLQPHYDSPAFKKHKLVVASKKLQDTICPRHDKLLEVYCRTDQKCICYLCLTDEHKGHDTVLAESEMNEKQTQLGEMQRNSQQQIQVREKELQELRQAITALTRSARTTVEESEKIFTDLIQSIELKRFELRELIRDQEKAAISQAEGLLAKLEQEIAELKRRDSDLEQLSHTDDHITFLQNCQSFRSCPGLGDMPPVNFDPNFTFGSVMTAVSEFKELLEEVYQGGFFNIYEKVRNVSIVESPKCNEEFGTESESTQITARPAGDQSTSCLNPFLSQVPAPNFGFAFTPFGSKLSSARQRPLQRRSHARRK, encoded by the exons ATGGCTCAAGCAGGGCTGTTACTTGACAAGGACCAATTCAACTGTCCAATATGTCTGGATGTATTGAAAGACCCTGTTACAATTCCTTGTGGGCACAGTTACTGTTCTTGTTGTATCAAGGGGTACTGGGACCAGGACGATTACATGGGGGTTTATGGCTGTCCTCAGTGCAGGCAGATGTTCAACCCTAGGCCTTTACTTGGCCGAAACACTATGTTGGCCGACGTTGTGGAGAAGTTTTTGATGACAGGACTCCAAAGTGATCCCCCAACTCAAAGTTACGCGGGACCAGAGGATGTGGAATGCGACGTTTGTACCGGGAGTGGGAGGAAAAACAAAGCTGTCAAATCATGTCTCGTTTGTCTTGCCTCGTACTGCGAGACCCACTTGCAACCTCACTACGACTCTCCAGCTTTCAAGAAGCACAAGCTTGTCGTAGCCTCCAAGAAACTCCAAGACACAATATGCCCTCGCCACGATAAGCTGCTGGAAGTTTACTGTCGCACGGATCAGAAATGTATCTGTTATCTTTGTTTAACGGATGAGCACAAAGGCCACGACACCGTTTTAGCTGAATCGGAAATGAACGAGAAACAG ACTCAGCTTGGGGAGATGCAGAGGAACTCCCAGCAACAAATCCAGGTCAGAGAGAAGGAGTTGCAGGAGCTGAGACAGGCCATCACCGCCCTCACA cGCTCTGCACGTACAACAGTGGAGGAAAGCGAGAAGATCTTCACTGATCTCATCCAATCTATTGAGCTAAAGAGGTTTGAGTTGAGAGAGCTGATTAGAGATCAGGAAAAAGCAGCGATCAGTCAGGCCGAGGGACTGCTGGCTAAACTGGAGCAGGAGATCGCTGAGCTGAAGAGGAGAGACTCTGACCTGGAACAGCTTTCTCATACGGATGACCATATTACGTTCCTTCAG AACTGTCAGTCCTTTAGGTCTTGTCCTGGGCTGGGAGACATGCCTCCTGTCAACTTTGACCCCAACTTCACCTTTGGTTCAGTGATGACAGCTGTTTCTGAATTCAAAGAGCTCTTAGAAGAAGTCTACCAAGGAGGATTTTTCAACATCTATGAGAAAG TGAGAAACGTGTCAATTGTTGAATCTCCGAAGTGCAACGAAGAATTTGGAACAGAGTCTGAATCCACACAAA TAACCGCAAGACCTGCTGGAGACCAAAGCACCTCCTGTCTCAATCCCTTCCTCAGCCAAGTACCAGCACCCAACTTTGGCTTTGCCTTCACACCCTTTG GTTCCAAGCTCTCTAGCGCCAGACAAAGGCCGCTACAACGCCGTTCCCACGCACGGAGGAAGTGA
- the ftr87 gene encoding tripartite motif-containing protein 16-like protein isoform X2, which yields MAATSISVEQEQFSCPVCLDVLQDPVTIPCGHSYCMDCIEGYWNKDKQKGIFCCPQCRQIFSPRPTLSRSTVLAEVVEKFQGSGLRGTPLQPSAKTEDVVKCDICFSKKSKAVKSCLVCLESYCDAHLMAHEESHKDHDTVSVVAERKTQQKQQDEAFLKSIHTFKEMEKKLKQIIRYIKHATETGMEESEKVFSKLIRSVERRRSEVREEMRAQEKAAVGQAETQLENLERELAKLRKSDSELEQLSHTENHIYFLQRCRSLDQPPQTVDLPCIKVHPCFVDKILRGALVDLHDRLEEVCEREIDRISDKIKEGSPHQESHPQSTTTLQRANNSTTANTEPKTRSEFLQYCDNMMLDVNTANPYLRVSDGRKGATTLSESQPYPDHPERFSSWAQVLCRGPLIGRRYWEVEWEGSRGVSVGVCYKGMTRTGGGTDSKLGHNSKSWSLDCSNLSCSFQHNKDSTAIGVPCSNRIGVFLDHGSGMLSFYSVSDKMTLLHRTKTTFTQPLYPGFWVGLGSTLKLGSPHKHVVWS from the exons ATGGCAGCCACTAGCATTTCTGTAGAACAGGAGCAGTTTAGTTGTCCTGTATGTCTAGATGTGCTTCAGGACCCAGTGACGATCCCCTGTGGACACAGTTATTGTATGGACTGTATTGAGGGCTACTGGAACAAGGACAAGCAGAAAGGGATATTCTGCTGTCCTCAGTGTAGGCAGATTTTTAGTCCTAGACCAACACTGAGCAGGAGTACAGTCCTGGCAGAAGTGGTGGAGAAGTTTCAAGGGTCCGGATTACGTGGAACGCCTCTACAGCCGAGTGCCAAGACTGAGGATGTTGTGAAATGCGATATTTGCTTTAGTAAAAAGAGCAAAGCCGTTAAATCTTGTCTCGTTTGCTTGGAATCTTATTGTGACGCTCACTTAATGGCACACGAG GAGAGCCACAAGGACCATGACACCGTCTCAGTCGTAGCAGAGAGGAAAACTCAACAG AAACAACAAGATGAGGCATTCTTAAAATCCATACATACATTTAAAGAGATGGAAAAGAAGCTTAAGCAAATTATCAGATACATCAAG CATGCCACCGAGACAGGCATGGAGGAGAGCGAGAAGGTCTTCTCCAAGCTGATCCGCTCCGTCGAGAGAAGGCGCtctgaggtgagagaggagatgcGGGCCCAGGAGAAGGCTGCTGTCGGACAGGCAGAAACCCAACTGGAGAATCTGGAGAGGGAACTCGCTAAACTGAGGAAGAGTGACTCGGAGCTAGAGCAGCTTTCACACACCGagaaccacatttatttcctccag AGGTGCAGGTCCCTTGATCAGCCTCCCCAGACTGTGGATCTTCCCTGCATTAAAGTTCATCCATGCTTTGTGGACAAAATCCTGAGAGGAGCCCTTGTTGACTTGCACGATCGATTAGAggaagtgtgtgagagggaaatCGACAGGATCTCTGATAAGA TCAAGGAAGGAAGCCCACATCAGGAATCACATCCACAATCCACTACAACTCTTCAGAGAG CAAACAACAGTACCACAGCCAACACAGAGCCAAAAACCAGGTCAGAATTCCTACAAT ACTGCGACAACATGATGCTGGACGTCAACACAGCGAACCCCTACCTGCGCGTGTCTGACGGGAGGAAGGGAGCGACCACACTGTCAGAGTCCCAGCCGTACCCAGACCACCCGGAGCGCTTCAGCAGCTGGGCCCAGGTGCTGTGTCGAGGGCCCCTGATCGGACGCAGGTACTGGGAGGTGGAGTGGGAGGGCTCCAGGGGGGTCTCCGTAGGAGTGTGCTACAAAGGGATGAccaggacagggggagggaccgACAGCAAGCTGGGACACAATTCCAAGTCCTGGAGCCTGGACTGCTCCAATCTCAGTTGCTCTTTCCAACACAACAAGGACAGTACAGCCATAGGTGTCCCGTGCTCCAACAGGATAGGAGTGTTTCTGGACCACGGGTCTGGAATGCTGTCTTTCTACAGCGTCTCTGATAAGATGACTCTGCTTCATAGGACCAAGACCACGTTCACTCAGCCTCTCTACCCCGGCTTCTGGGTGGGACTGGGATCCACCTTGAAACTAGGCTCTCCTCACAAACACGTTGTTTGGTCATGA
- the ftr87 gene encoding tripartite motif-containing protein 16 isoform X1, whose translation MAATSISVEQEQFSCPVCLDVLQDPVTIPCGHSYCMDCIEGYWNKDKQKGIFCCPQCRQIFSPRPTLSRSTVLAEVVEKFQGSGLRGTPLQPSAKTEDVVKCDICFSKKSKAVKSCLVCLESYCDAHLMAHEVQFCGKTHKLIQTLGSLKEKLCPHHNKLLRVYCRTDQQCVCTICTKESHKDHDTVSVVAERKTQQKQQDEAFLKSIHTFKEMEKKLKQIIRYIKHATETGMEESEKVFSKLIRSVERRRSEVREEMRAQEKAAVGQAETQLENLERELAKLRKSDSELEQLSHTENHIYFLQRCRSLDQPPQTVDLPCIKVHPCFVDKILRGALVDLHDRLEEVCEREIDRISDKIKEGSPHQESHPQSTTTLQRANNSTTANTEPKTRSEFLQYCDNMMLDVNTANPYLRVSDGRKGATTLSESQPYPDHPERFSSWAQVLCRGPLIGRRYWEVEWEGSRGVSVGVCYKGMTRTGGGTDSKLGHNSKSWSLDCSNLSCSFQHNKDSTAIGVPCSNRIGVFLDHGSGMLSFYSVSDKMTLLHRTKTTFTQPLYPGFWVGLGSTLKLGSPHKHVVWS comes from the exons ATGGCAGCCACTAGCATTTCTGTAGAACAGGAGCAGTTTAGTTGTCCTGTATGTCTAGATGTGCTTCAGGACCCAGTGACGATCCCCTGTGGACACAGTTATTGTATGGACTGTATTGAGGGCTACTGGAACAAGGACAAGCAGAAAGGGATATTCTGCTGTCCTCAGTGTAGGCAGATTTTTAGTCCTAGACCAACACTGAGCAGGAGTACAGTCCTGGCAGAAGTGGTGGAGAAGTTTCAAGGGTCCGGATTACGTGGAACGCCTCTACAGCCGAGTGCCAAGACTGAGGATGTTGTGAAATGCGATATTTGCTTTAGTAAAAAGAGCAAAGCCGTTAAATCTTGTCTCGTTTGCTTGGAATCTTATTGTGACGCTCACTTAATGGCACACGAGGTACAATTTTGTGggaaaacacacaaactgaTCCAAACTTTGGGCTCACTGAAAGAGAAGTTGTGTCCACATCATAACAAACTGCTCAGAGTCTATTGTCGAACTGACCAGCAGTGTGTCTGCACTATTTGTACAAAGGAGAGCCACAAGGACCATGACACCGTCTCAGTCGTAGCAGAGAGGAAAACTCAACAG AAACAACAAGATGAGGCATTCTTAAAATCCATACATACATTTAAAGAGATGGAAAAGAAGCTTAAGCAAATTATCAGATACATCAAG CATGCCACCGAGACAGGCATGGAGGAGAGCGAGAAGGTCTTCTCCAAGCTGATCCGCTCCGTCGAGAGAAGGCGCtctgaggtgagagaggagatgcGGGCCCAGGAGAAGGCTGCTGTCGGACAGGCAGAAACCCAACTGGAGAATCTGGAGAGGGAACTCGCTAAACTGAGGAAGAGTGACTCGGAGCTAGAGCAGCTTTCACACACCGagaaccacatttatttcctccag AGGTGCAGGTCCCTTGATCAGCCTCCCCAGACTGTGGATCTTCCCTGCATTAAAGTTCATCCATGCTTTGTGGACAAAATCCTGAGAGGAGCCCTTGTTGACTTGCACGATCGATTAGAggaagtgtgtgagagggaaatCGACAGGATCTCTGATAAGA TCAAGGAAGGAAGCCCACATCAGGAATCACATCCACAATCCACTACAACTCTTCAGAGAG CAAACAACAGTACCACAGCCAACACAGAGCCAAAAACCAGGTCAGAATTCCTACAAT ACTGCGACAACATGATGCTGGACGTCAACACAGCGAACCCCTACCTGCGCGTGTCTGACGGGAGGAAGGGAGCGACCACACTGTCAGAGTCCCAGCCGTACCCAGACCACCCGGAGCGCTTCAGCAGCTGGGCCCAGGTGCTGTGTCGAGGGCCCCTGATCGGACGCAGGTACTGGGAGGTGGAGTGGGAGGGCTCCAGGGGGGTCTCCGTAGGAGTGTGCTACAAAGGGATGAccaggacagggggagggaccgACAGCAAGCTGGGACACAATTCCAAGTCCTGGAGCCTGGACTGCTCCAATCTCAGTTGCTCTTTCCAACACAACAAGGACAGTACAGCCATAGGTGTCCCGTGCTCCAACAGGATAGGAGTGTTTCTGGACCACGGGTCTGGAATGCTGTCTTTCTACAGCGTCTCTGATAAGATGACTCTGCTTCATAGGACCAAGACCACGTTCACTCAGCCTCTCTACCCCGGCTTCTGGGTGGGACTGGGATCCACCTTGAAACTAGGCTCTCCTCACAAACACGTTGTTTGGTCATGA